A stretch of DNA from Candidatus Polarisedimenticolia bacterium:
CCATCGAAGGCCTCACGCCCCAGGAGAACGAATCGTTCCATCCCCTCAAGAACTGGGTCGGGCCGGGCTACTTCGCGACCCTCGGCATTCCGCTTCTCGCCGGCCGCGAGTTCAGCGAATCCGATTCCGCCGGGAGCCCCAAGGTCGCTGTGATCAATCAGACCATGGCCCGGAAGTTCTTCGCGGGCCGGGATCCGATCGGCGTGCGGTTCGCCTTCGGCGCGGGAAACGGCGTCAAGCCGGACATCGAGATCGTCGGCGTGGTGCGGAACAGCAAGCACAGCACGGTGCGCCAGGAGGAGCGCCCCTTCGTCTGCATGCCGTACGCGCAGCATCCGGGCCTCGGGGAGGCGACCTTCTACCTGCGATCGGCGCTCCCCGCCACAACGCTCGCCCCGGCCGTGCGGGAGGCGGTGCGCCGGATCGACGCCAATCTCCCGGTGTTCGACGTGCGGACACTGGCCCTGCAGCTCGACCAGTCGCTCTACGGCGAGCGGCTGCTGATGGCGCTGTCGATCAGCTTCGGTCTCCTGGCGGCCCTCCTGGCCTCGATCGGGCTCTACGGGATGATGGCCTACAGCGTGGCGCGGCGCACCTCCGAGATCGGCCTGCGCATGGCCCTCGGGGCGAGCGCCCGGCACGTCCGGGGCCTGGTGCTGCGCGAGGCGATGACCATGGCCGCGATCGGCCTTTCGATCGGCCTCCCGGCGGCGTTCGCGGCCGGACGCCTGGCCCGCTCGCTGCTGTTCGGCGTCGAACCCGGCGACCCGCTGCTCCTGGCCGCGGCCGGCCTGCTTCTGATCGGCGTCATGCTCCTGGCGTCGTACGTGCCGGCGCGGCGCGCCACGCGGATCGATCCGATGGCCGCTCTGAGGAGCGAATGAAACCCTCGTGAAGGAGGCTTCATGGAGAGCTTGATCCAGGACGTGCGCTACGGCTTGCGGATGCTCGTGAGGAACCCCGGCTTCACCCTGGTGGCGGTGGTGTCTCTCGCCCTCGGGATCGGGGCCAACACGACGATCTTCACCCTGGTGAACACCGTCCTGCTCCACCCGATTCCGGTGCGCGATCCGCAGCGCCTGGTGTCCGTGTTCATGACGGACGAAAAGAACAAGGACAACCAGTTCAACCTGTTCCAGATCTCGCACCTGAACTACAACGACTACCGCGACCAGAACACCGTGTTCGAAGAGACGACCGCATACCTGGGATCCGCCATCAACCTCTCGGGCGGCGGGGAGCCGGAGCAGATCGGCGGCGATCTCGTCTCCTGGAACTTCTTCTCCCTCCTCGGCGTCCGGCCGGCCGTCGGCCGCGCCTTCCTGCCGGAGGAGGACAAGGTGGACGGCGCCAATCCGGTCACGGTCCTGAATGATCGGCTCTGGCGGCGCCGCTTCGCCGCGGACCCGGCCATCCTCGGAAAGCCGATCACCCTGAACGGGCACAGCTTCACCGTCGTCGGCATCGCTCCGCCCGGCTTCGAGGGGGTCAACACCCTCGGCGGGCCCGACCTGTGGGTCCCGCTCGCGATGCATGATCAGATCCTGACTGGCTTTCTGGCCGAGAACTTCAACGACCGCCGCGCCCTCCTGTTCAACGTCGTCGGCCGCCTGAAACCGAGGGTCACCATCCAGCAGGCCGAGAGCGAGCTCCGGACGATCGCGTCGCGGCTCGAGAAGGAGTACCCGGCGCCGAACGCCGGCCGGAGCATCACGCTCATCCCCATGTCGCAGGCCACGGTGAACCCGAACATCAGGCGCGTGTTCGTCGTCGCCGGCGGCCTCCTGATGACGGTCGTCGGCCTGGTCCTGCTGATCGCCTGCGCCAACGTCGCCAACCTGCTCCTGGCGCGCGCCACCGGCCGCCGCAAGGAGATTGCCATACGCCTGTCGATGGGGGCCGGCCGCTTCCGGCTGGTGCGGCAGCTCCTGACCGAGAGCGTCGTCCTGTCCCTCCTGGGGGGGGCCGCCGGGCTCCTGGTCGCCTTCTGGGCGCGCGATCTGCTCCTGGCCTTCAGGCCGCCGCAGTTCTTCTTCGGCGAGTTCGGGCTCAACCTGGACGCGCGCGTCCTGCTGTTCACCCTCTTCGTGTCGCTCGCCACGGGGGTGGTGTTCGGACTGGTGCCGGCCCTGCAGGCCTCGCGGTCCGATCTGGTCGTCGAGCTGAAGGAACGGACCGGACAGCCCGGTCACGCGGGGCGCCGTGTGAACCTGCGCAGCATCCTGGTGGTCGGCCAGGTGGCGCTGGCGCTCGTGTCGCTCATCGGTGCGGGGCTGTTCCTGCGCAGCCTGCGCAATACCGAGCGGATCGATCCCGGCTTCGACGCGAAGAACCTCCTCACCCTGAGGTTCGACGTCGGCGCCCTGGGGTTCGATCGGGTCCGCGGCGAGGAGTACATGCGGAACCTGCTCGAGACCGTGCGGGCCATTCCGGGGGTGCGGGCCGCCGCCCTGTCGGCCAATCTCCCGATGGGAGGGGGGATCGGGCGGACCGTGTTTCCCGAGGGGCAGGAGGCGGCGGCGGGGGCGGTCGGCCAGTTCACCACCGCCAACGAGATGAGCGTCGGCTATTTCGACACCGTCGGGATCGCGATCCGGCGCGGCCGGGACATCACCGAGATGGACCGCGAGGGGGCGCCCCTGGTCGTCGTGATCAACGAGGCGATGGCGAAGCAGTTCTGGAAGGACCAGGACGCGATCGGCAAGCGCTTCAAGTTCTTCGGCGACCAGGAATTCCGCCAGGTCGTGGGGGTCGTCGAGGACACCAAGATCTTCACCCTGGGGGAGGAGCCGCAGCCGCAGGCCTACATCCCGGTGCTCCAGTTCTACAACTCGGGGATGACCTTGAATGTGCGCGCCGCGGCAGACGGCGCGACGCTCCTCCCCACCGTGCGGCGCGCCGTGCAGGCGCTCCAGCCGACCATGCCCCTGACCAACGTGCAGACGACCGAGGAGCTGATCGGGCAGGTCCTCTGGGCCCCGCGCATGGGGGCGGCCCTGCTCGGGATCTTCGGCCTGATCGCCCTGACCCTGGCGGCAATCGGGATCTACGGGGTGATGTCCTATTCGGTGAACCAGCGGACCGTGGAGTTCGGGCTGCGGATGGCGCTGGGGGCGAGTCCCCGGGACGTCCTGCGGATGGTGCTGCGCCAGGGGATGCTGATGGTGGCGTGCGGGCTCCTGATCGGCATCCTCACGGCGCTTCTCGCCACCCGCCTGGTCGGCGCGCTCCTCGTCGGCCTCAGCGCCACCGACCCTCTCACCTACGCCCTGATCTCCGCGCTCCTGGCCGCCGTCGCCGCCCTGGCCGGCTACGTCCCCGCGCGCCGCGCCACGCGCGTCGATCCGATGGTGGCGCTCCGGAGCGAATGAGGAGGTTGCGATGATCGACAAGACCGCCTTGATCCTGATCCTGATGGCGCTGCTCATCCTCTTCCTGCTGGGACACTGACGATGGACACGCTCGTCCAGGACATGAAGTACGCCCTGCGCGCGCTGGTGCGAAACCCCGGCTTCACCCTGGTGGCGGTGGTCGCGCTGGCCCTGGGGATCGGCGCCAACAGCGCCATCTTCAGCGTGGTGAACGCGGTCCTCCTGCGGCCGCTGCCGTATCCCGAGCCCGACCGCCTCATGTCGGTCTGGCAGAACAACCGGGTGCGGGGCTGGCACCAGGACGTGGTCACGCCGCTGGACTTCATCGAGTGGAGGGACACCAGCCGCTCGTTCGCCTCCATGGCGGCCTACTTCGGCGCCGGGTTCAACGTGAGGACCGGCACCGAGGTCGAACGACTGCGCGGGGCCGACGTCTCGGTCGATTTCTTCCGCGTGCTCGGCGCCCCCCCGGTCACCGGGCGCGATTTTTCCGCCGCGGACGAGGGAAGCTCCGGCGGCCGCGTCGTCGTCCTCGGCCACGCCCTCTGGCAGCGCCGCTTCGGCGGCGATCCGCACGCCGTCGGCTCCTCGGTGACGCTCAACAGCGAGAGCTTCACGATCGTGGGGATCGCTCCACCGGGGCTCCAGTTCCCCGAGAAGTCCGATCTCTGGACCCTGGCGAAAAACCGCATCCCGACGAACCCGTTCGTGCCGGCCGACACCGACATCACCAAGATGAGGGGCCTCCACTACCTGTACGCCATCGCGCGCCTCAAGGACGGCGTGCCTATGACCCAGGCCCAGGCGGAGATGGACACCATCGCCGCGCGCCAGGAGAAGGAGAACCCCCAGACCAATTCCGAGACGGGAGTCGAGATCATTCCACTGCACGAGTCGATCGTCGGCGAGGTCCGGCCGGCGCTCCTGATCTTCCTGGGGGCCGTCGGGCTGGTCCTCCTGATCGCCTGCGCCAACGTCGCCAACATGTCGCTGGCGCGCGCCGCGGCGCGCCGGCGGGAGATCGCCGTCCGCACAGCGCTCGGCGCCTCTCGCCGGCGGATCGTCCGCCAGTGTCTGACCGAGAGCGTCCTTCTCTCCCTCGTCGGAGGCGCCGCCGGGCTCCTCTTCGCGCTGTGGGGCACGGACCTCCTGGCGGCCCTCGCCCCCGAGGCGATCCCGGGGGGCCAGTCGGTCGGCATCGACCTGTGGGTCCTCGGCTTCACCCTGGCCCTGTCGGTCCTGACCGGCGTCCTGTTCGGCCTGCTGCCGGCCCTGCAGGCCTCCGCCGCCGAGCCCCAGGACGTGTTGCGCGAGGGGGGACGCACGTCGTCGGCCGGACGGCGCGCGCGCCTCATGCGCGGCTCCCTGGTGGTTTCCGAGATGGCGGTCGCGCTCGTCCTCTTGACGGGGGCCGGGCTCCTGGTGAAGAGCTTCCTGCGGCTGCAGCGGATCGACCCGGGGTTGGCGATCGACCGGCTGCTGACGCTCCGCATCCGGATTCCCGACGCGCGCTACAGTCAGCAAGAGAAGCAGATCCGCTTCTACGACGACGTCCTGCGACGGATCCAGGGACTACCCGGCGTCACGGCGGCCGGTCTCACCAGCGATCTTCCGCTCGGCGGCACCGACTCCTTTCTGGGCTTCGGGATCGAGGGAAGACCCCAGGAAAAGCTGGGCCAGGGGCCCGAAGGGGGATGGCACCAGGTCAGCCCCGACTACTTCCGGACCATGGGCATTCCGCTGCTGCGCGGGCGCGGGTTCGATGCGCGCGATCTGCGGCAGGCGCCGGGGGTCGCCGTCGTGAGCCAGACGCTCGCCAGGCGCTACTGGCCCGGAGAGGACCCGATCGGCCGGCGCATCACCTTCGGGACCGACGACAAGGGGGAGTCCTACTGGACCACCATCGTCGGTGTTGTGGCCGACGTGCGCCAGAAGGGCCTGCACGCGGAGCCCCGGCCCGAGATCTACGTGTCGTCCATGCAATCACCGTCGCGCTACGCCACTCTGATCGTGCGGAGCGGCCTCGACCCGGCGGGCCTGGCCGCCTCGGTGCGCCGCGAGGTGCAAGGGGTCGACCCTGACATCCCCCTGTACGACGTCAAGACCATGCGCGAGGTGCTGGACGGATCGCTCGCCGCGCGGCGTTTCAACATGGCGCTTCTGGCCTTGTTCGCCGCGGTGGCGGTCCTTTTGGCAGGCGTGGGGCTGTACGGCGTCCTGGCGTACATGGTCACCCAGCGCACGCACGAGATCGGGGTCCGCATGGCGCTCGGCGCGAGGCCTCGCGACGTCCTCCGGCTGGTCGTCGGACAGGGGATGGCGCTGGCCCTCGGAGGCGTTCTCCTCGGGATCCTGGGCGCCCTGGCCCTGACGCGCGTCCTGTCGACCCTCCTGGTCGGCGTCGCGGCGACCGATCCGTGGACGTTCGGGATCGTGGTGCCGCTCCTGTCGGCGGTGGCCCTGCTCGCCTGCTACGTCCCGGCCCGCCGGGCCGCGCGGGTCGATCCCTTGATCGCGCTTCGTTACGAGTGAGGACGCTCCGATGAGCGGCCTGCTCAGGGACCTGCGCTACGGACTTCGGACGATGCGGCGGAGCCCCGGTTTCGCGGCCGTCGCGATCCTGACCCTGGCGCTCGGCATCGGCGCCACGACGGTCATCCTGAGCGTGGCGCGCGGCGTCCTGTTCCGGCCGCTCCCCTTCCGCGAGGCCGATCGCCTCGTCCTGATCTGGGACCACCAGCCCCCCTCGTCCGACACGCCGGTCTCCTACAGCGAGTTCCTGGAATGGCGGGAGCACATCTCGTCCCTCGAGAGCGTGGCGGCGTACTTCGGCACCTCCTTCACCCTGACGGGGGAGGGCGAGGCGGAGGAGATCTGGGCCGAACGAGTCTCGGCCGCGCTCCTGCCGATGCTCGACATCGAGCCGGTCCTCGGCCGGCCGTTCCGCCCCGAGGAGGATCGCCGCGATTCGGAGCCGGTGGCGATCATCAGCCACGCCCTCTGGAAGCGCCGCTATGGCGCCGATCCGGGCATCTGCGGCCGCACGATGAACCTGAGCGGAAAGGTGTTCACCATCGTCGGGGTCCTGCCGCCGCGCGTGGCGGGGGTCCTGCCCCAGGACTCGCTCCTCGGCCAGCATCGCGACATCTGGGCGCCGCTGCGGCTGGATTCGACCGTGGCGCCGCCGGACACGCATTTCCTCAGGGTGATCGGCAGGCTGCGACCCGGAGTCCCCGCCCCGCGCGCCCTCGAGGAGGCCCGGGCGGCCGTGGCGCGCCTCGAGCGCCCCGCGGGCGCCGATCACAGCGTGAGTTTCGTGCCCCTCCAGGAGCACGTCGTCGGCCGCCTTCGTCCCGCCCTCCTGGCGCTCCTGGGGGCCGTTTCGCTTCTCCTCTTGATCGCCTGCGCGAACGTGGCCGGCCTCCTCCTGGCGCGCGCCACCGCCCGGCGGAAGGAGATCGCCCTGCGCATGGCTCTGGGGGCGGGGCGGCCGCGTCTCGTCCGGCAGCTCCTCACCGAAAGCCTGATGCTGGCGGCGCTCGGAGGGGGCGCGGGACTCCTGCTCTCCTTCTGGGGGCTCGACCTCCTCGTGGCCGCATGCCGCGACTTTCTGCCGCGGGCCGACGAGATCGCCATCGACGGCACCGCGCTCCTGATCACGATCCTGATCACCGTGGCGACCGGCATCCTGTTCGGCCTGGCGCCGGCCGCGCAGGTCGACGGCGCGGGATTGGAGCGCAGCCTGCGGGAAGGCGGGCGGTCGGCCGGGTCCGGCGGCGTGCGCCAGAGGCTCCGCGGTGCGATCGTGGTCGGCGAGATCGCCCTGTCGCTCGTCCTCCTGGTGGGCGCGGGGCTTCTGGGAAAGAGCTTTGCCCGCCTGCTGACAGCGGACAAGGGGTTCGATCCTGAAAATGTCCTGTCGTTCTCTCTCTTCCTCCCGTTCCCGTCCTATCCGCTGCCCGAGCAGCAGACCCGCTACTTTCAGCAGGCGCTCGAGACCGTCAGCGGTCTTCCCGGCGTGACCGGCGCCGCCGCCATCAGCGAGCTGCCTCTCAGTGGAGCGGGCACCAACGGGGGGATCCACATCGAGGGGCGCACCGACCCCCCGGGATCGGAGCCTGTGGCGGAGAAGCGCATCGTCACCCCGGATTATTTCGGTGTCCTGAAGACGCCCCTGTTGAAGGGGCGGGCCTTCCTGGAAGAGGACCGCGCCTCCTCCCCCGCCGTCGCCATCGTCAACGAGGCCCTGGCGCGGCGTTTCTTTCCGGGGCAGGATCCGATCGGCCGGCGGATCGATTTCAACTGGGAGACGAAGGGCTGGCAGGAGATCGTCGGGGTGGTCGGCAACGTCAAGCAGTACGGGCTTCAGGAAGACGCCCTCCCGGCCATCTACGTCCCGCACGCCCAGCGCCCGGAGCCGGCCATGACCGTCGTCGTCCGCTCGACTCTCCCTCCGGCCGATCTCGTCCCGGCGATCCAGAGGCGGCTGGCGGCCATCGATCGGGACCGGCCGATGGTCGAGGTGCGCACGCTGGACCAGGTGGTCGCCGACTCGGTGGCCGATCGCCGCCTGCCGATGCTCATCCTGGGAGGCTTCGCCGCGGCGGCGCTCCTGCTGGGGGCGATCGGGGTCTACGGCATCGTCGCCTACTCGGTGGCCCAGCGCACCCAGGAGTTCGGCCTCAGGATGGCGCTCGGCGCGCGCCGCGGGGACGTCGTGCGCCTGGTGCTGGGACAGGGCCTGAGGCTGGCGCTCTGGGGGCTCCTGATCGGCCTTCTCGGCGCGTTCGCCGCGGCCCGTCTCATCGCCGGGCTCCTGTTCGGAACCGGCCCGTCCGATCCGGTGACTCTCGTGGCGACCTCGTTCGTGCTGCTCGCGGTCGCCCTGCTCGCCTGTTACGTGCCCGCCCGCCGGGCGGCCCGCGTCGACCCGATGGTCGCGCTCCGTTGTGAGTAGGAGCGTGTCCGGGCATCCGGTCTGTGCACCCATCGCGCTGTCGGTTGCGGCCGGCGTGTTCCTTCTCGCCTGCGCGCGGCACGAGCCCCCCGTTTCCCGTGAGGCGGAGCGCGCCGTCATCGGCGCGCAGGCGGTCAGGCGTCACGTCGAGACGCTCGCGAGCGACGTCTACGAGGGGCGGGGGGCGGGCTATCCGGGAGAGGAGAAGGCCGCGGCGTACATCGAGGCGCAGTTCATGGAGATCGGCCTCGTCCCCGCGGGGGATTCCGCTCCCGACGGGCGCTCCTTCCTTCAGAAGTTCCCGTTCCCTCCGCGCGGACCGGAGGTCCCGGGCCAGATTCTGACGTCCCGCAATGTCGTCGGCCTCCTGGACGGGGACGATGCGTCCCGGCGCGACGAGATCGTCGTCCTGGGGGCGCACCACGACGGGCAGGGCCTCGCCGGCCAGGCGGACACCGATCGCTATCCCGCCAAGGATGGTCCGGCGGACGATGCCATCTGGAACAGCGCCGACGACAACGCGTCGAGCGTCGCCGCCCTCATCGAGGTGGCCCGGTCGATCGCGCGGGACCGGCTCCGCCACCACCGGACGCTCCTGTTCGTGACGTTCGGGGCGGAGGAGCATGCGCTCAACGGCTCGGTGCGCTTCGTGGCCCATCCACCCGTCCCGCTCGAACGGCTCGTCGCCATGGTGAACCTCGAAAAGATCGGCCGGGCGGTGGATCAGGACCTGGCCGCCGCGGCGACCGGAACGTGCGCCTGCTGGGATGCCATCCTGGCCGGGGCGAACGCCGCGACCGGCTTCAAGGTCGCCTCCGCCATCGCGGAGGTCGTCCCGGACACGGACCACTATCCCTTCGCCGCCCGGGGGATTCCCGCCATCGTGCTCGGGACGATCCACGAGGAGGACACGCACCGCCCCTCGGATTCTTCCGACCGGATCGACTACGACAGGCTGGCCGCGCGCGCCCGGTACGCCCGCGCCGTGATCCTCGATCTGGCGAACCGGCCCGAGCCGCCGCGCTTCGCGGTCGGGAAGGGGCACGATCTGGGACTCGTCCCGGTCGTCGCGTCGGAGTCGGAGCTCCGGGTCCTGGACCTTCCCGCGGGATCGCGGGCGCTCAAGATCTCGGCGGTGATCCCGGGCCTGCGGGCCGACCGCGCGGGGCTGAGGCCCGGTGACGTGGTCTTCGGGATCAATGGCCGGGCCATGCCGAAGGATGCGGACCGGGAGGCCCTGCAGCAGGCGGCCGACGCGTCGGCCGCTGGCGTCCGCGTCTCGGTCGCGCGGCAGGGACGGCGGGACGTGGTCGACCTCCCGCGCGGAGGCGCCTGAGGCCCGCGTCGGCCATGGGGTAGAATGACGCCGCCGCATCGACGATGACCATGACGACCCGTTCAGCGAGCGCCCGCATCCTGGTCGCCGACGACCAGCAGGACGTGCGGGAGGCGTTGCGACTCCTCCTCAAGGGGGAGGGGTATGCCCTCGACGTCGCCTCGTCCCCCTCGGCGGTCCTCGACCAGGCTCGCACCCGGGACTACGACGCCCTCCTGATCGATCTCAACTACACCCGCGACACCACATCCGGACGCGAGGGGCTCGATCTTCTGGGGCGCCTCCAGGCCCTCGACCCGACCCTGCCGGTCGTGGTCATGACCGCCTGGGGGAGCGTCGAGGTCGCGGTCGAGGCGATGCGGCGCGGGGCGCGCGACTTCGTGCAGAAGCCGTGGGACAACCAGCGTCTCCTGTCGATCCTGCGCACCCAGGTCGAGCTCGGCCGCGCGCTCAGGCGGGGCCGGCGCCTCGAGGCGGAGAACCTGGTCCTGCGCGGCGACGGCGGGCCCCGCCTCATCGCCGGATCGGCCGCCATGCGGCCGGTCCTGCAGATGATCGAGCGCGTCGGCCCCTCCGACGCCAACGTCCTGATCACCGGCGAGAACGGGACAGGGAAAGGGGTCGTGGCGCAGGCCCTGCACGCCGTGTCGCGCCGCTCGACCGCCCCCCTGGTGACGGTCAACGCCGGCGGGTTCTCGGAAGGGGTGTTCGAGAGCGAGCTGTTCGGGCACGTGCGCGGGGCGTTCACCGACGCCAAGGCCGACCGCGTCGGACGCTTCGAGATGGCCGACGGCGGGACGCTCTTCCTGGACGAGATCGCCAACCTGCCATCCGGCCTCCAGGCCAAGCTCCTGCGCGTCCTGGAGACGGGCGAGTTCGAGCCGGTCGGATCGTCGCGCACCCGCAAGACCGACGTGCGCATCGTCTCCGCCACGAACGCCGACATCGGCGCCGAGGTCGCTCAGGCGCGTTTCCGCCAGGACCTCCTGTTCCGTCTCAACACCATCGAGATCGCCGTCCCCCCCCTGCGCGACCGGCGCGAGGACCTGCCGCTCCTGGCCGCGCATTTTCTTCAGCAACACGCGGCGCACTAC
This window harbors:
- a CDS encoding ABC transporter permease, with amino-acid sequence MSGLLRDLRYGLRTMRRSPGFAAVAILTLALGIGATTVILSVARGVLFRPLPFREADRLVLIWDHQPPSSDTPVSYSEFLEWREHISSLESVAAYFGTSFTLTGEGEAEEIWAERVSAALLPMLDIEPVLGRPFRPEEDRRDSEPVAIISHALWKRRYGADPGICGRTMNLSGKVFTIVGVLPPRVAGVLPQDSLLGQHRDIWAPLRLDSTVAPPDTHFLRVIGRLRPGVPAPRALEEARAAVARLERPAGADHSVSFVPLQEHVVGRLRPALLALLGAVSLLLLIACANVAGLLLARATARRKEIALRMALGAGRPRLVRQLLTESLMLAALGGGAGLLLSFWGLDLLVAACRDFLPRADEIAIDGTALLITILITVATGILFGLAPAAQVDGAGLERSLREGGRSAGSGGVRQRLRGAIVVGEIALSLVLLVGAGLLGKSFARLLTADKGFDPENVLSFSLFLPFPSYPLPEQQTRYFQQALETVSGLPGVTGAAAISELPLSGAGTNGGIHIEGRTDPPGSEPVAEKRIVTPDYFGVLKTPLLKGRAFLEEDRASSPAVAIVNEALARRFFPGQDPIGRRIDFNWETKGWQEIVGVVGNVKQYGLQEDALPAIYVPHAQRPEPAMTVVVRSTLPPADLVPAIQRRLAAIDRDRPMVEVRTLDQVVADSVADRRLPMLILGGFAAAALLLGAIGVYGIVAYSVAQRTQEFGLRMALGARRGDVVRLVLGQGLRLALWGLLIGLLGAFAAARLIAGLLFGTGPSDPVTLVATSFVLLAVALLACYVPARRAARVDPMVALRCE
- a CDS encoding ABC transporter permease is translated as MDTLVQDMKYALRALVRNPGFTLVAVVALALGIGANSAIFSVVNAVLLRPLPYPEPDRLMSVWQNNRVRGWHQDVVTPLDFIEWRDTSRSFASMAAYFGAGFNVRTGTEVERLRGADVSVDFFRVLGAPPVTGRDFSAADEGSSGGRVVVLGHALWQRRFGGDPHAVGSSVTLNSESFTIVGIAPPGLQFPEKSDLWTLAKNRIPTNPFVPADTDITKMRGLHYLYAIARLKDGVPMTQAQAEMDTIAARQEKENPQTNSETGVEIIPLHESIVGEVRPALLIFLGAVGLVLLIACANVANMSLARAAARRREIAVRTALGASRRRIVRQCLTESVLLSLVGGAAGLLFALWGTDLLAALAPEAIPGGQSVGIDLWVLGFTLALSVLTGVLFGLLPALQASAAEPQDVLREGGRTSSAGRRARLMRGSLVVSEMAVALVLLTGAGLLVKSFLRLQRIDPGLAIDRLLTLRIRIPDARYSQQEKQIRFYDDVLRRIQGLPGVTAAGLTSDLPLGGTDSFLGFGIEGRPQEKLGQGPEGGWHQVSPDYFRTMGIPLLRGRGFDARDLRQAPGVAVVSQTLARRYWPGEDPIGRRITFGTDDKGESYWTTIVGVVADVRQKGLHAEPRPEIYVSSMQSPSRYATLIVRSGLDPAGLAASVRREVQGVDPDIPLYDVKTMREVLDGSLAARRFNMALLALFAAVAVLLAGVGLYGVLAYMVTQRTHEIGVRMALGARPRDVLRLVVGQGMALALGGVLLGILGALALTRVLSTLLVGVAATDPWTFGIVVPLLSAVALLACYVPARRAARVDPLIALRYE
- a CDS encoding sigma-54 dependent transcriptional regulator codes for the protein MTTRSASARILVADDQQDVREALRLLLKGEGYALDVASSPSAVLDQARTRDYDALLIDLNYTRDTTSGREGLDLLGRLQALDPTLPVVVMTAWGSVEVAVEAMRRGARDFVQKPWDNQRLLSILRTQVELGRALRRGRRLEAENLVLRGDGGPRLIAGSAAMRPVLQMIERVGPSDANVLITGENGTGKGVVAQALHAVSRRSTAPLVTVNAGGFSEGVFESELFGHVRGAFTDAKADRVGRFEMADGGTLFLDEIANLPSGLQAKLLRVLETGEFEPVGSSRTRKTDVRIVSATNADIGAEVAQARFRQDLLFRLNTIEIAVPPLRDRREDLPLLAAHFLQQHAAHYRKTITGFDESALRALLEHRWPGNVRELDHAVERAVLMSPGPLVRVSDLALRPSADGQPSLEEMSLEEVESFLIRKTLARCDGNVSQAADALGLSRSALYRRLQRYGL
- a CDS encoding M28 family peptidase, translated to MSGHPVCAPIALSVAAGVFLLACARHEPPVSREAERAVIGAQAVRRHVETLASDVYEGRGAGYPGEEKAAAYIEAQFMEIGLVPAGDSAPDGRSFLQKFPFPPRGPEVPGQILTSRNVVGLLDGDDASRRDEIVVLGAHHDGQGLAGQADTDRYPAKDGPADDAIWNSADDNASSVAALIEVARSIARDRLRHHRTLLFVTFGAEEHALNGSVRFVAHPPVPLERLVAMVNLEKIGRAVDQDLAAAATGTCACWDAILAGANAATGFKVASAIAEVVPDTDHYPFAARGIPAIVLGTIHEEDTHRPSDSSDRIDYDRLAARARYARAVILDLANRPEPPRFAVGKGHDLGLVPVVASESELRVLDLPAGSRALKISAVIPGLRADRAGLRPGDVVFGINGRAMPKDADREALQQAADASAAGVRVSVARQGRRDVVDLPRGGA
- a CDS encoding ABC transporter permease — translated: MESLIQDVRYGLRMLVRNPGFTLVAVVSLALGIGANTTIFTLVNTVLLHPIPVRDPQRLVSVFMTDEKNKDNQFNLFQISHLNYNDYRDQNTVFEETTAYLGSAINLSGGGEPEQIGGDLVSWNFFSLLGVRPAVGRAFLPEEDKVDGANPVTVLNDRLWRRRFAADPAILGKPITLNGHSFTVVGIAPPGFEGVNTLGGPDLWVPLAMHDQILTGFLAENFNDRRALLFNVVGRLKPRVTIQQAESELRTIASRLEKEYPAPNAGRSITLIPMSQATVNPNIRRVFVVAGGLLMTVVGLVLLIACANVANLLLARATGRRKEIAIRLSMGAGRFRLVRQLLTESVVLSLLGGAAGLLVAFWARDLLLAFRPPQFFFGEFGLNLDARVLLFTLFVSLATGVVFGLVPALQASRSDLVVELKERTGQPGHAGRRVNLRSILVVGQVALALVSLIGAGLFLRSLRNTERIDPGFDAKNLLTLRFDVGALGFDRVRGEEYMRNLLETVRAIPGVRAAALSANLPMGGGIGRTVFPEGQEAAAGAVGQFTTANEMSVGYFDTVGIAIRRGRDITEMDREGAPLVVVINEAMAKQFWKDQDAIGKRFKFFGDQEFRQVVGVVEDTKIFTLGEEPQPQAYIPVLQFYNSGMTLNVRAAADGATLLPTVRRAVQALQPTMPLTNVQTTEELIGQVLWAPRMGAALLGIFGLIALTLAAIGIYGVMSYSVNQRTVEFGLRMALGASPRDVLRMVLRQGMLMVACGLLIGILTALLATRLVGALLVGLSATDPLTYALISALLAAVAALAGYVPARRATRVDPMVALRSE